In a single window of the Leptospira sanjuanensis genome:
- a CDS encoding YebC/PmpR family DNA-binding transcriptional regulator, which yields MSGHSKWATIKRKKDAIDSKRGAIFTRVGKEITVAAKMGGGDPEGNPRLRLAILKAKSVNMPKDNIERAVKKGTGDLEGVTYEECLYECFGPGGIAIMVSAVTDKKSRTTPEIKSILTKLGGSLATSGSVSRLFERKGVIVLESAQIGEDELVDLAVGAGAEDVINEGEVFRVITNPDDYEAVLHALNEKGLKAEESEIRYIALVSSEIADKEVAEKVMKLIDQLDGHDDVTSVTSNFELAASLEKEFE from the coding sequence ATGTCCGGACATTCGAAATGGGCTACGATCAAACGTAAGAAAGACGCGATCGATTCCAAACGCGGAGCCATTTTTACAAGAGTGGGAAAAGAAATCACGGTAGCCGCAAAGATGGGGGGAGGAGATCCGGAAGGAAATCCGAGACTCAGACTTGCGATACTGAAAGCCAAGTCAGTCAACATGCCCAAAGACAACATAGAAAGGGCGGTTAAAAAAGGAACGGGAGATTTGGAAGGAGTCACTTACGAAGAGTGTCTCTATGAATGTTTCGGACCGGGTGGAATTGCGATCATGGTTTCCGCGGTCACCGATAAAAAATCCAGAACGACTCCGGAAATAAAAAGTATTCTTACGAAACTCGGAGGTTCCCTTGCAACCTCCGGCTCCGTAAGCCGGCTTTTTGAAAGAAAAGGAGTGATCGTACTTGAATCCGCTCAAATCGGAGAAGACGAACTCGTCGATCTCGCGGTCGGAGCCGGAGCGGAAGACGTAATCAACGAAGGGGAAGTGTTCCGAGTGATTACGAATCCGGACGATTACGAGGCCGTATTACACGCGTTAAACGAGAAGGGATTGAAAGCGGAGGAATCGGAAATCCGTTATATCGCTTTGGTCAGTTCCGAAATCGCGGACAAAGAGGTCGCCGAGAAAGTGATGAAGTTGATCGATCAGCTGGACGGCCACGACGACGTGACCTCGGTGACATCCAACTTCGAGTTGGCCGCTTCGCTCGAAAAAGAATTTGAGTGA
- a CDS encoding crossover junction endodeoxyribonuclease RuvC: protein MRIIGIDPGSHRAGYAVLEKNGSKIRILTYGTVEVPSGTPSPDNLLLLRSGLSEVLEEFQPSLASVEEMFFAKNKKTASRVFESRGVLLVTLAEKNIPILEPTVSQIKKGTTGSGTADKKQIRQALKLLLNVELLKGHDDSWDAVAAAYVGLSMSSSPLLDARFKV, encoded by the coding sequence TTGAGAATTATCGGAATCGACCCGGGTTCGCATAGAGCCGGTTATGCGGTTCTGGAAAAGAACGGTTCCAAGATCCGAATCCTTACGTACGGGACCGTTGAAGTTCCCTCCGGAACACCTAGTCCCGATAATCTTCTTCTTTTGAGAAGCGGTTTGTCAGAAGTGTTGGAGGAATTCCAGCCTTCGCTTGCATCCGTCGAAGAGATGTTTTTTGCGAAGAATAAGAAGACCGCTTCGCGTGTGTTCGAATCGAGGGGCGTTCTTTTGGTTACATTAGCGGAAAAGAATATTCCAATTTTAGAACCTACCGTTTCTCAGATCAAAAAAGGGACTACGGGAAGCGGAACCGCCGATAAAAAACAGATTCGCCAGGCTTTAAAGCTGCTGCTCAACGTCGAATTGCTGAAAGGACACGATGATTCCTGGGATGCGGTGGCCGCGGCTTACGTCGGCCTTTCGATGAGTTCGAGTCCGTTGTTGGACGCGCGTTTTAAGGTTTAG
- a CDS encoding rhodanese-like domain-containing protein, with translation MRILFILLLSFSVSGTLIAKEKTIIKTKNKIPNRLIDYKTFQKTVNSSSEEREAKRLTEEEFLRMIEKEDVILLDARSESRYKLRHIRGAISLPFTEFTKESLAQVIPKLDSKILIYCNNNFMGSPQAFAAKAPAASLNLSTFVSLKAYGYTNIYELGPLLDIQTTKLPFEGSEVE, from the coding sequence ATGAGAATTCTTTTTATCCTTCTACTCAGCTTCTCAGTGAGCGGAACTTTAATCGCAAAGGAGAAAACGATTATTAAAACGAAAAACAAAATTCCGAACCGCCTTATCGACTACAAAACGTTTCAAAAAACCGTAAATTCCTCTTCGGAAGAAAGAGAGGCCAAACGTCTTACGGAGGAAGAATTCCTTCGTATGATCGAAAAAGAAGACGTGATACTTTTGGATGCACGCAGCGAATCCCGTTACAAACTCAGACATATCCGCGGCGCGATCAGTCTGCCGTTCACCGAGTTCACCAAAGAATCCTTGGCTCAAGTAATCCCGAAATTAGATTCAAAAATTCTAATTTACTGTAACAATAACTTCATGGGAAGCCCGCAGGCGTTTGCCGCAAAAGCTCCGGCGGCTTCTTTGAATCTTTCGACATTCGTTTCTCTGAAAGCGTACGGTTATACGAATATCTACGAACTCGGTCCTCTTTTGGACATTCAAACGACAAAACTTCCGTTCGAAGGAAGCGAGGTGGAATGA
- a CDS encoding alpha/beta fold hydrolase, which produces MGKNRIEGMIQSKEWKLKYVSDGEGPDVFVIGSATYYDRSFSQNIRNHCRMIFADHRGYAEGPASTNKSDFSLDVILEDIELVRNRLGLEQIVLVGHSGHGYMALEYAKKYPENVSHLILLCMTPDLSQKSHELIESYFQENATTERKEYFAERMSELGEAISKDPQNAFKLFNVYAGARSWYDFKYDSSWLWADIPVNTPIFDHLWGEVFRDIDVKPAVRSLKIPVYLGLGRYDYLMPPASTWDPVLPLFQDLKVQYFERSGHTPPLEEPENFDREILSWLKEKKAI; this is translated from the coding sequence ATGGGAAAAAACAGAATCGAAGGCATGATTCAATCAAAAGAATGGAAATTGAAATACGTTTCGGATGGAGAAGGACCGGATGTTTTCGTGATCGGAAGCGCTACCTATTACGATCGAAGTTTTTCCCAAAACATTCGTAACCATTGCCGAATGATTTTTGCGGACCATCGAGGATATGCGGAGGGACCTGCGTCTACGAACAAAAGCGATTTCTCCTTAGATGTTATACTCGAAGATATCGAACTCGTCCGAAATCGGCTCGGGTTGGAGCAAATCGTTTTGGTCGGGCATTCCGGTCACGGATATATGGCTCTTGAATACGCGAAAAAATATCCGGAGAACGTTTCTCACCTGATTTTGCTCTGTATGACCCCGGATCTTTCCCAAAAAAGTCACGAGCTCATCGAATCGTATTTTCAGGAGAATGCGACAACCGAACGAAAGGAATATTTTGCCGAACGAATGTCCGAATTAGGGGAAGCGATCTCCAAAGATCCGCAAAATGCATTCAAATTGTTTAATGTGTACGCGGGTGCGAGGAGCTGGTACGATTTTAAATACGATTCTTCCTGGCTTTGGGCGGACATACCGGTAAACACTCCGATCTTCGATCACTTATGGGGAGAAGTATTCCGCGACATAGATGTCAAGCCTGCGGTGCGATCGCTGAAAATTCCCGTTTATCTCGGCCTCGGAAGATACGATTACCTCATGCCTCCCGCCTCCACTTGGGATCCGGTTCTTCCGCTGTTTCAGGATTTAAAGGTTCAATATTTCGAGAGGAGCGGACATACGCCTCCGTTGGAAGAACCGGAAAATTTCGATCGCGAAATTCTTTCTTGGCTCAAGGAAAAGAAGGCGATCTGA
- a CDS encoding type III pantothenate kinase codes for MLLVVDVGNTNTVFGIFENGKTAPLFHKRTVTRKDRTSDELGLFFRGFLREFKIENEAITGGIYSSVVPTLNPILERMFHDWFKIEAVRVHYQMKLPFSISYPRPYEIGADRLVNAAACVVDSPGKSIIIDLGTATTFCVVDDKPEYLGGVIAPGLKVSMDALTRNTSQLPPIVFQSPDKILGDSTIESIQSGFFFGWIGLLEGIIREIKKEKGQDYRVIGTGGLVTVIDAAHPGIFDQIDPLLTLRGLQILHHMNS; via the coding sequence ATGCTCTTAGTAGTCGACGTAGGCAATACGAACACGGTCTTCGGAATTTTTGAAAACGGAAAGACCGCTCCCCTCTTTCACAAACGAACCGTAACCCGCAAAGACCGAACATCCGACGAACTCGGATTGTTCTTTCGCGGGTTTTTGCGCGAATTTAAAATCGAAAACGAAGCGATCACGGGCGGAATCTACTCCAGCGTGGTACCTACGCTCAACCCGATCTTGGAAAGAATGTTCCATGATTGGTTTAAAATCGAAGCGGTCCGAGTTCATTATCAGATGAAACTCCCGTTTTCGATTTCTTATCCGAGACCTTATGAAATCGGCGCCGATCGTCTTGTAAACGCAGCCGCCTGCGTCGTCGATTCGCCGGGTAAATCCATCATCATCGATTTGGGAACCGCGACCACATTCTGCGTCGTCGACGACAAACCCGAATATCTCGGCGGAGTGATCGCTCCCGGACTGAAAGTTTCGATGGACGCTCTGACAAGAAACACATCGCAGCTTCCTCCGATCGTATTTCAGTCACCCGATAAGATCTTAGGGGATTCTACGATCGAGTCGATTCAATCCGGATTCTTTTTCGGTTGGATCGGTTTGTTGGAAGGAATCATACGCGAGATCAAAAAGGAAAAAGGTCAGGATTATCGCGTGATCGGAACCGGCGGTCTTGTCACAGTAATCGACGCAGCCCATCCGGGCATCTTCGATCAGATCGATCCTCTTTTGACCTTGCGCGGACTTCAGATTTTACATCATATGAATTCTTAG
- a CDS encoding biotin--[acetyl-CoA-carboxylase] ligase, with protein sequence MQNILLQPEKGIFLDSVTSTNSVIKSKEFPHGTWIVAEEQTAGRGRKDRKWEVFGEESLIFSGKIGLENFDGGPGLSLFIGTALCKAILSVYPELARDIKIKWPNDLYRGSKKVAGILIESEVEGSSVTLIVGIGVNLFGKNETIPSHLSDAGFLNTNPDRAGKKSEILEKLIPFLNEAILLWKDSEGRKKELILLNELLLWKGQSVSYTENGSLQTGILEGLNENGSLILKTPSGTRLDFIDSPEDFHSLN encoded by the coding sequence ATGCAAAACATATTGCTCCAACCGGAAAAAGGGATCTTCTTAGATTCCGTAACCTCGACCAACTCGGTGATCAAAAGCAAGGAGTTCCCGCACGGAACCTGGATTGTCGCCGAAGAACAAACCGCAGGACGAGGAAGAAAAGACCGCAAGTGGGAAGTCTTCGGCGAAGAATCCCTGATTTTTTCCGGAAAAATCGGTCTGGAGAATTTCGACGGGGGTCCGGGACTTTCTCTTTTTATTGGCACCGCGCTCTGCAAAGCGATTCTTTCCGTTTACCCCGAACTCGCTCGGGACATCAAAATCAAATGGCCGAACGATTTATATCGAGGCAGTAAAAAGGTTGCAGGAATTCTAATAGAGTCCGAGGTCGAAGGTTCGTCCGTAACGTTGATCGTAGGAATCGGAGTGAATCTGTTCGGCAAAAACGAAACAATTCCTTCGCATCTGAGCGATGCCGGCTTCTTAAACACGAACCCGGATCGCGCCGGCAAAAAAAGCGAGATCTTGGAAAAGCTGATTCCGTTTTTAAACGAAGCGATCCTTCTTTGGAAGGATTCCGAAGGAAGAAAAAAAGAACTCATTTTGTTAAACGAACTCCTTTTATGGAAGGGACAATCCGTTAGTTATACCGAAAACGGAAGTTTACAAACGGGAATCCTCGAAGGATTGAACGAAAACGGTTCGTTAATCCTGAAAACTCCTTCCGGAACCAGGCTGGATTTCATTGACAGTCCGGAGGACTTCCATTCTCTAAACTAA
- a CDS encoding DUF1554 domain-containing protein, with protein MTVQCKPPENTNEDPAIALIAAAAAANPNSSSSGSGNLRVFVTSSSYNGNLGGINGADAKCASDANKPSTGTYKAFITGDSGASGRRYACINDGAVCPSNPTTGAKNWILQANKDYYRIDQTTKVFTTDANGLITSITNPVQAAADAFWSGFVANSATDWSIANACITGGMAWTDTSGVNNGNTGLASSAAFAQLKADSIPNCSGTKKLLCVEQ; from the coding sequence TTGACAGTTCAATGCAAGCCTCCGGAGAATACAAACGAAGATCCGGCGATTGCTTTAATCGCAGCCGCGGCGGCTGCAAATCCTAATTCGTCGAGTAGCGGAAGCGGTAATTTAAGAGTCTTTGTTACATCGAGTTCTTACAATGGAAATCTCGGCGGAATCAACGGAGCCGACGCAAAGTGCGCGAGCGATGCGAATAAACCTTCCACCGGAACCTATAAGGCTTTTATTACGGGGGATTCCGGTGCCAGCGGACGCAGATACGCTTGCATCAACGACGGCGCCGTTTGTCCAAGTAATCCTACAACCGGCGCTAAAAATTGGATCTTACAAGCGAATAAGGATTATTATCGCATCGATCAAACAACCAAGGTGTTTACTACAGACGCAAATGGTTTGATAACTTCGATTACAAATCCCGTGCAGGCTGCTGCGGATGCTTTTTGGTCGGGCTTTGTAGCAAATTCTGCAACCGATTGGTCTATCGCAAATGCGTGTATTACAGGTGGAATGGCATGGACTGATACATCGGGTGTTAATAATGGAAATACCGGTCTCGCGAGTTCCGCCGCTTTTGCACAATTGAAGGCGGATAGTATTCCGAACTGCAGCGGAACCAAAAAACTACTCTGCGTAGAACAATAA
- a CDS encoding thiolase family protein: MKLTKPLALCTPRRTPFAQIAKALGPYPGHHLGKIVAEDILAKSKLKPSQIDGVVVGEGFSNAPNSARVIANLVGMRDEIACITVANNCVSGMEAVAEAARRIVLGEGELFLAIGEESQTSMPFIVKNARLNKKAGSLDKLKKLLPDNLPEGVELRDTLEDGLGDGETSYGMQVTAEIVAQNYGLSREIQDKLAFESFKRALEASKAGKYAPYIIPMKDEDGNELAIDEAVGLREGLVENPTRMGRAMLMFDNPGMKFEEFKTKYAKDLKKSHGPTVSIFNASPRSDGAAGVIVTTVEKAKELGLTIEAVVTGWHMKGVHPNNMGIGQAAATEALLSDVGIKIQDVDYVEIHEAFAATAVGALEQIKMDTGWDWEKSFDAKKINPNGGSIAIGHPFGATGIRLIANAIMDLKEDSSANKVVITACAHGGIAGSMLIERYKG, encoded by the coding sequence ATGAAATTAACGAAACCATTGGCACTTTGTACGCCAAGAAGAACTCCTTTTGCTCAGATCGCGAAAGCTCTGGGACCATACCCTGGACATCACCTGGGGAAAATAGTCGCAGAAGATATTCTCGCTAAAAGCAAATTGAAACCGTCCCAAATCGACGGAGTGGTTGTTGGAGAAGGATTCAGCAACGCGCCTAACTCCGCAAGAGTGATCGCGAACCTCGTCGGAATGAGAGACGAAATCGCTTGTATCACCGTTGCGAACAACTGCGTTTCCGGTATGGAAGCGGTTGCGGAAGCGGCTCGTAGAATCGTTCTCGGTGAAGGAGAATTGTTTCTCGCAATCGGAGAAGAATCTCAAACGTCCATGCCATTTATCGTTAAAAACGCCCGTTTGAACAAAAAAGCGGGATCTCTCGATAAACTCAAAAAACTTCTTCCTGACAACCTTCCCGAAGGCGTCGAGCTCAGAGACACTCTGGAAGACGGACTCGGAGACGGAGAAACTTCGTACGGTATGCAGGTAACTGCCGAGATCGTTGCACAGAACTACGGTCTTTCCCGCGAGATCCAGGATAAACTCGCTTTCGAATCCTTCAAAAGAGCATTAGAAGCTTCTAAAGCCGGAAAATACGCTCCTTACATCATTCCGATGAAAGACGAAGACGGTAACGAACTTGCTATCGACGAAGCGGTCGGTCTTCGCGAAGGTTTGGTCGAAAACCCTACCCGTATGGGACGCGCGATGCTTATGTTCGACAACCCAGGAATGAAGTTCGAAGAATTCAAAACCAAATACGCGAAGGATCTTAAAAAATCCCACGGACCTACGGTTTCCATCTTCAACGCAAGCCCTCGTTCCGATGGAGCTGCGGGTGTGATCGTTACCACCGTTGAAAAAGCGAAAGAACTCGGTCTTACAATCGAAGCGGTCGTAACCGGATGGCACATGAAAGGTGTTCACCCGAACAATATGGGAATCGGGCAAGCTGCGGCTACCGAAGCTTTGTTAAGCGACGTAGGAATCAAGATCCAGGACGTAGACTACGTTGAAATCCACGAGGCGTTCGCCGCGACCGCGGTCGGAGCTCTCGAGCAAATCAAAATGGATACCGGTTGGGATTGGGAAAAATCTTTCGACGCAAAGAAAATCAACCCGAACGGCGGTTCCATCGCGATCGGTCACCCTTTCGGCGCGACCGGAATCCGTCTGATCGCAAACGCGATCATGGACTTGAAAGAGGATTCTTCCGCTAACAAGGTCGTGATCACAGCGTGCGCGCACGGCGGGATCGCGGGGTCCATGTTGATCGAAAGATACAAAGGCTGA
- a CDS encoding acyl-CoA thioesterase produces MIADELQLVTRVSDLDTQRHVTSRTYENFCLEGRFRTLEKNGFSLREILSQGIAIHPLESQIRFLAQQMEGANLRTETKAFPLKDGRIFWDQKVLSDAGITAAEIKTLTFSEKGGSPIDLLPLENTDMTGFDQFQEIPDFRGTCKTVDTELITLYSERNIFGEYNPAYLWRIVEDSRWFFSTETGLTLDRFVEMDTTMFFMGGVFKFFHPVPAGRRIKVSTWIHSFEKIRSYMRHEVTDAETGLRYFAVQDEQLVVSVAKSRPKKAPEEFQRLVGDYVENFEYSQK; encoded by the coding sequence ATGATCGCGGATGAACTTCAACTCGTGACTCGGGTATCCGATCTGGACACACAAAGACATGTGACCAGCAGGACTTATGAGAATTTCTGCCTCGAAGGCAGATTTCGGACTTTGGAAAAGAACGGTTTTTCCCTCAGGGAGATTCTGTCTCAAGGGATCGCAATCCATCCTTTGGAGTCTCAGATTCGATTCCTTGCGCAGCAGATGGAAGGAGCAAATCTGAGAACGGAAACGAAGGCGTTCCCTTTGAAAGACGGTAGAATTTTTTGGGATCAAAAAGTTTTATCGGACGCGGGTATCACCGCGGCCGAGATCAAAACGCTTACGTTTTCGGAAAAAGGAGGAAGCCCGATCGACCTTCTTCCTTTGGAAAATACGGATATGACCGGCTTCGACCAGTTTCAGGAAATTCCCGATTTTCGGGGAACCTGCAAAACCGTGGACACCGAATTGATCACTCTCTACAGCGAGAGAAACATTTTCGGCGAATACAACCCGGCGTATCTCTGGAGAATCGTCGAGGATTCACGTTGGTTTTTTTCGACCGAAACCGGTTTAACCCTCGATCGTTTCGTGGAAATGGATACCACGATGTTCTTTATGGGCGGCGTTTTTAAATTCTTTCATCCCGTACCCGCGGGAAGAAGAATCAAGGTCAGCACATGGATTCATTCTTTTGAAAAAATCCGGAGCTATATGAGGCATGAAGTTACGGATGCGGAAACCGGTCTGAGATACTTTGCGGTTCAGGACGAACAATTGGTGGTTTCGGTCGCCAAGTCCCGTCCGAAAAAAGCTCCCGAAGAGTTTCAAAGACTCGTAGGCGACTACGTTGAGAATTTTGAATATTCTCAAAAGTGA
- a CDS encoding TetR/AcrR family transcriptional regulator — protein MKTQPRKKKESGIGVRERILDTATSLFYKQGFSNTGMRQIIQESNSVAASLYDHYPSKKELGLAYLARQEEKTLSDLQGLMDRYPDLGEFLRAWVILKEKQIRHGEFVGCPFAGFASQVMDSDPEYTEFLKDIVNKWTRMIGDYLQKAIGSGQLKRNMDIQYVARRILMAYHGSVTMWRMTHELRFIREMEDSLREITEEYRIL, from the coding sequence ATGAAAACTCAACCTCGTAAAAAGAAAGAATCCGGAATCGGAGTTCGCGAAAGGATTTTAGACACGGCAACTTCTCTTTTTTACAAACAGGGATTTTCCAATACCGGAATGAGACAGATTATTCAGGAATCGAATTCCGTCGCGGCCAGTCTTTACGATCATTATCCTTCCAAAAAAGAATTGGGTCTTGCCTATCTCGCGCGTCAGGAAGAGAAAACTCTCAGCGATCTTCAAGGTTTGATGGATCGTTATCCCGACCTCGGAGAATTTCTGCGGGCTTGGGTGATTCTTAAGGAAAAACAAATCCGTCACGGTGAATTCGTTGGTTGTCCGTTTGCCGGATTTGCGAGTCAGGTTATGGATTCCGATCCGGAATACACCGAATTCTTAAAAGACATCGTAAACAAATGGACCCGCATGATCGGTGATTATCTGCAAAAGGCGATCGGCTCCGGTCAACTCAAAAGAAACATGGACATTCAATACGTCGCTAGAAGAATTCTCATGGCGTATCACGGTTCCGTAACGATGTGGAGAATGACCCACGAACTTCGGTTTATTCGGGAAATGGAAGATTCCCTCCGCGAAATCACGGAAGAATATAGAATTCTTTAA
- the msrB gene encoding peptide-methionine (R)-S-oxide reductase MsrB, producing MKYEVNKSEEEWKKELTPEEYRILREKGTEMAFTGALYKNHDKGTYVCAACGAVLFSSETKYESGSGWPSFYQPAKEGAIEEERDTSHGMTRVEVLCSKCGGHLGHVFPDGPRPTGLRYCINSASLKFKKE from the coding sequence ATGAAATACGAAGTCAACAAGTCCGAAGAGGAATGGAAGAAAGAACTCACACCCGAAGAATACAGAATTCTCAGAGAGAAGGGAACCGAGATGGCGTTTACCGGCGCCCTTTACAAAAATCACGATAAAGGAACGTATGTTTGCGCGGCTTGCGGCGCGGTCTTATTTTCCTCAGAAACGAAATACGAATCGGGTTCCGGTTGGCCTTCTTTCTATCAACCCGCAAAGGAAGGAGCGATCGAAGAGGAAAGGGATACGAGTCACGGAATGACGCGAGTCGAAGTTCTTTGTTCGAAATGCGGAGGACATTTGGGCCACGTATTTCCGGACGGGCCGAGACCGACCGGGCTGCGTTATTGCATCAATTCAGCTTCTTTAAAATTCAAGAAAGAATAA
- a CDS encoding esterase/lipase family protein, translating into MNDHLAYVSDNRSVRNPFLQFLAEKWYTILYLWHAIIGIFTKLEDSPEGDKRPVVLVSGFLGRTLSWEPMLKHLSANGHPVYVVPLGFQVGNIRTKSRILENYLIEKDIKDCYIVAHSMGGLISAGLTYKGRDRVKKIFIAGTPVRGTYLAYAAPMFICCWQMMPNSKFIREVGDVFEKLPNVQSVFTKKDQIILPSENSRLGHFDDVELPEAGHLNLFMGPLGIECLFDLITAEENKDPKPVVRKVESVKQESGSVKQGLGDRGSSNVSQSSSPKPGSSKSAKQAPKKKAHAKKSVSLASKVSKPVAKKKVPVKKKKR; encoded by the coding sequence ATGAATGACCATCTCGCATACGTCTCCGACAATCGCTCCGTACGAAACCCGTTCCTCCAATTCTTAGCGGAAAAATGGTATACGATTCTTTATCTCTGGCACGCGATCATCGGAATCTTTACGAAATTGGAAGATTCTCCCGAAGGAGATAAGCGTCCGGTCGTTCTCGTTTCGGGGTTTTTAGGTAGAACCCTCTCTTGGGAACCGATGCTCAAACATCTTTCCGCAAACGGTCATCCTGTTTACGTTGTTCCTCTCGGGTTTCAAGTCGGGAACATTCGAACCAAAAGCAGGATTCTCGAAAACTATCTGATCGAAAAGGACATTAAGGACTGCTACATCGTAGCTCATTCGATGGGCGGGCTGATTTCCGCAGGTCTTACGTATAAAGGAAGAGACCGCGTTAAGAAGATCTTTATCGCCGGAACTCCCGTTCGCGGAACGTATCTCGCGTACGCGGCTCCTATGTTCATTTGCTGCTGGCAGATGATGCCGAATTCGAAATTCATTCGGGAAGTCGGCGACGTTTTCGAGAAGCTGCCTAACGTGCAATCCGTTTTTACGAAGAAGGATCAGATTATTCTTCCTTCCGAAAATTCTCGCTTGGGTCATTTCGACGACGTGGAACTTCCCGAAGCGGGTCATCTCAATTTGTTTATGGGACCGTTGGGAATCGAGTGTTTGTTCGATCTCATCACCGCCGAGGAGAATAAGGATCCGAAGCCGGTCGTTAGAAAAGTGGAGTCGGTCAAACAGGAAAGCGGTTCCGTAAAACAAGGTTTAGGCGACCGAGGTTCGTCGAACGTTTCCCAATCCTCTTCTCCAAAGCCCGGATCTTCCAAATCTGCAAAACAAGCTCCTAAGAAAAAAGCGCATGCGAAGAAGTCGGTTTCTTTGGCTTCGAAAGTCTCTAAACCCGTTGCAAAGAAAAAAGTTCCGGTTAAAAAGAAGAAACGTTAA